In one Vidua chalybeata isolate OUT-0048 chromosome 4, bVidCha1 merged haplotype, whole genome shotgun sequence genomic region, the following are encoded:
- the HNRNPD gene encoding heterogeneous nuclear ribonucleoprotein D0 isoform X2, with protein sequence MSDQQFALDSAAVAPGAGGSAAEPAEQPEGQAGPGSTDGGGGGGGVESEGAKIDASKNEEDEGKMFIGGLSWDTTKKDLKDYFSKFGEVVDCTLKLDPITGRSRGFGFVLFKESESVDKVMDQKEHKLNGKVIDPKRAKAMKTKEPVKKIFVGGLSPDTPEEKIREYFGGFGECEIKVAMSKEQYQQQQQWGSRGGFVGRARGRGGGPSQSWNQGYSNYWNQGYGNYGYNSQGYGGYGGYDYTGYNNYYGYGDYSNQQSGYGKVSRRGGHQNSYKPY encoded by the exons aTGTCGGATCAGCAGTTCGCTCTGGACTCGGCGGCGGTAGCGCCTGGCGCCGGGGGCAGCGCGGCGGAGCCGGCGGAGCAGCCTGAGGGGCAGGCGGGGCCGGGGAGCACCGAtgggggaggcggcggcggcggggtcGAGTCGGAGGGAGCCAAGATCGACGCCAGCAAGAACGAGGAGGACGAGGG GAAAATGTTCATTGGTGGCCTTAGCTGGGACACAACAAAGAAGGATCTGAAGGACTACTTCTCCAAGTTTGGTGAAGTCGTAGACTGCACTCTGAAGTTGGACCCCATCACTGGGAGATCGAGAGGCTTCGGCTTTGTACTCTTCAAAGAGTCGGAGAGCGTGGATAAG GTCATGGACCAGAAAGAACACAAGCTGAATGGAAAGGTCATTGATCCAAAAAGAGCTAAagccatgaaaacaaaagaacccGTTAAAAAGATTTTTGTTGGGGGCTTATCTCCAGACACACCTGAGGAGAAAATACGGGAATATTTTGGAGGTTTTGGTGAG TGTGAAATAAAAGTAGCCATGTCAAAGGAACagtaccagcagcagcagcagtgggggagTCGGGGAGGATTTGTTGGAAGAGCTCGAGGGAGAGGTGGAG GCCCCAGTCAAAGCTGGAACCAGGGATACAGCAACTACTGGAACCAGGGGTATGGGAACTATGGTTACAACAGCCAAGGCTATGGCGGTTATGGAGGCTATGACTACACTGGTTACAACAACTACTACGGATATGGCGACTATAGCA ATCAGCAGAGTGGTTATGGGAAAGTATCTCGGCGAGGTGGTCATCAAAATAGCTACAAACCGTACTAA
- the HNRNPD gene encoding heterogeneous nuclear ribonucleoprotein D0 isoform X1, whose product MSDQQFALDSAAVAPGAGGSAAEPAEQPEGQAGPGSTDGGGGGGGVESEGAKIDASKNEEDEGKMFIGGLSWDTTKKDLKDYFSKFGEVVDCTLKLDPITGRSRGFGFVLFKESESVDKVMDQKEHKLNGKVIDPKRAKAMKTKEPVKKIFVGGLSPDTPEEKIREYFGGFGEVESIELPMDNKTNKRRGFCFITFKEEEPVKKIMEKKYHNVGLSKCEIKVAMSKEQYQQQQQWGSRGGFVGRARGRGGGPSQSWNQGYSNYWNQGYGNYGYNSQGYGGYGGYDYTGYNNYYGYGDYSNQQSGYGKVSRRGGHQNSYKPY is encoded by the exons aTGTCGGATCAGCAGTTCGCTCTGGACTCGGCGGCGGTAGCGCCTGGCGCCGGGGGCAGCGCGGCGGAGCCGGCGGAGCAGCCTGAGGGGCAGGCGGGGCCGGGGAGCACCGAtgggggaggcggcggcggcggggtcGAGTCGGAGGGAGCCAAGATCGACGCCAGCAAGAACGAGGAGGACGAGGG GAAAATGTTCATTGGTGGCCTTAGCTGGGACACAACAAAGAAGGATCTGAAGGACTACTTCTCCAAGTTTGGTGAAGTCGTAGACTGCACTCTGAAGTTGGACCCCATCACTGGGAGATCGAGAGGCTTCGGCTTTGTACTCTTCAAAGAGTCGGAGAGCGTGGATAAG GTCATGGACCAGAAAGAACACAAGCTGAATGGAAAGGTCATTGATCCAAAAAGAGCTAAagccatgaaaacaaaagaacccGTTAAAAAGATTTTTGTTGGGGGCTTATCTCCAGACACACCTGAGGAGAAAATACGGGAATATTTTGGAGGTTTTGGTGAG GTCGAATCCATAGAGCTCCCCATGGACAACAAAACTAACAAGAGGCGTGGATTTTGCTTCATTACTTTCAAGGAGGAGGAaccagtgaagaaaataatggaaaagaaataccaCAATGTTGGGCTTAGTAAA TGTGAAATAAAAGTAGCCATGTCAAAGGAACagtaccagcagcagcagcagtgggggagTCGGGGAGGATTTGTTGGAAGAGCTCGAGGGAGAGGTGGAG GCCCCAGTCAAAGCTGGAACCAGGGATACAGCAACTACTGGAACCAGGGGTATGGGAACTATGGTTACAACAGCCAAGGCTATGGCGGTTATGGAGGCTATGACTACACTGGTTACAACAACTACTACGGATATGGCGACTATAGCA ATCAGCAGAGTGGTTATGGGAAAGTATCTCGGCGAGGTGGTCATCAAAATAGCTACAAACCGTACTAA
- the LOC128786832 gene encoding uncharacterized protein LOC128786832 has translation MAPPPRTGHPRCRRLPAEAPAPLAAPAERADPADPSSSCSLERGGSSGTAPGGSSGTAPGGSSGTAPGGSRSLGPAWTATESIGLDWASGVRTVQPLRPRQGHLEGVTQERVRVGLEWLQRGRLHNLPGQLFQWSTALNVKEFFLKFRWYLLCLCFWSLLLVLSLGSTEKCLAPSSWHLPLRYPCAWLRSPSFFSRLNRPSSQDLLREMLQPPHHLCGPSLDPLQEPLAFLVLRSPDLHQDRPGGRRGCTDLFLTVTLISREVPALLSKQNYSCTTLR, from the exons AtggcgccgccgccccgcacCGGCCACCCCCGgtgccgccgcctccccgccgaggccccggccccgctggcGGCCCCGGCCGAGCGCGCTGATCCCGCCGATCCCTCCTCCTCTTGCTCCCT GGAGCGCGGGGGGAGCTCCGGCACGGCCCCCGGGGGCAGCTCCGGCACGGCCCCCGGGGGCAGCTCCGGCACGGCCCCCGGGGGGAGCCGGAGCCTGGGACCGGCGTGGACAGCCACGGAATCGATAGGGTTGGACTGGGCGTCTGGAGTCCGTACAGTTCAACCCCTCCGCCCAAGGCAGGGCCACTTGGagggggtgacacaggaacgGGTCCGGGTGGGTTTGGAATggctccagagagggagactccacaacctccctgggcagctgttccagtggTCTACTGCCCTCAATGTAAAGGAGTTCTTCCTCAAGTTCAGGTGGTACTtgttgtgtttgtgtttctggtcattgctccttgtcctatcactgggcagcactgaaaagtgcctggcaccatcctcttggcacctgCCTTTGAGATATCCTTGTGCATGGCTGAGGTCCCCTTCatttttctccagactaaacaggcccagctcccaggaTCTCTtgagagagatgctccagccccctcaccatctttgtggcccttcaCTGGACCCTCTGCAGGAGCCCCTCGCCTTTCTagtgctgaggagcccagaccTGCACCAG GACAGACCAGGAGGAAGAAGGGGGTGTACAGACCTGTTCCTTACAGTAACCCTCATCTCCAGAGAGGTACCTGCCCTTCTCTCCAAGCAAAACTACAGTTGCACCACTTTAAGGTGA
- the HNRNPDL gene encoding heterogeneous nuclear ribonucleoprotein D-like has protein sequence MEDATEMSGGQEEFAEGSKINASKNQQDDGKMFIGGLSWDTSKKDLTEYLSRFGEVVDCTIKTDPVTGRSRGFGFVLFKDAASVEKVLELKEHKLDGKLIDPKRAKALKGKEPPKKVFVGGLSPDTSEEQIKEYFGAFGEIENIELPMDTKTNERRGFCFITYTDEEPVKKLLESRYHQIGSGKCEIKVAQPKEVYRQQQQQQKGGKSNSSGGRGGGRGRGRGQGQNWNQGFNNYYDQGYGNYNSAYSDQSYSGYGGYDYSGYNYPNYGYGPGYTDYSGQQSTYGKASRGGGNHQNNYQPY, from the exons ATGGAGGACGCGACAGAGATGAGCGGCGGCCAGGAGGAGTTCGCCGAGGGCTCCAAAATCAACGCGAGCAAGAACCAGCAGGACGACGG GAAAATGTTCATCGGAGGCCTCAGCTGGGACACCAGCAAGAAGGACCTGACGGAGTATCTCTCGCGTTTCGGCGAGGTTGTGGATTGCACAATCAAAACAGACCCGGTCACTGGAAGGTCGAGGGGGTTCGGGTTCGTGCTCTTCAAGGATGCTGCCAGCGTGGAGAAG GTGTTGGAACTGAAGGAACACAAACTGGATGGCAAGTTAATAGATCCTAAAAGGGCAAAAGCGCTGAAAGGGAAGGAGCCGCCCAAAAAAGTGTTTGTTGGTGGGCTGAGTCCAGATACATCTGAAGAACAGATTAAGGAGTACTTTGGTGCTTTTGGCGAG ATTGAAAACATTGAACTTCCCATGGACACAAAGACGAATGAAAGGAGGGGCTTCTGTTTTATCACATACACAGACGAAGAGCCAGTAAAGAAGTTACTAGAGAGCAGATACCACCAGATTGGTTCAGGCAAG TGTGAAATCAAAGTAGCACAGCCCAAAGAGGTgtacaggcagcagcagcagcagcagaaaggagggaaaagcaaTTCTTCTGGCGGACGTGGAGGCGGAAGGGGGCGTGGACGGG GTCAGGGACAAAACTGGAACCAAGGATTTAATAACTATTATGATCAAGGCTATGGGAATTACAATAGCGCTTACAGTGATCAGAGCTACAGTGGCTATGGAGGCTACGACTACTCTGGGTACAACTATCCCAACTATGGATATGGGCCGGGATACACAGATTACAGCG GCCAACAAAGCACGTATGGGAAGGCGTCCCGTGGCGGCGGCAACCACCAAAACAACTACCAGCCCTACTAA